A region of Pirellulaceae bacterium DNA encodes the following proteins:
- a CDS encoding S41 family peptidase, with translation MIRRNLFKRVLLSSLFLSSSIFVQVSEAQLGFSASDAVAPDPVQKVLLEGRRLESDERWGEALSHYEEAVRRYPQNNQLKQLVSLTRMRFDLDRRYADQSYVDALQQLSEQQAMDLFSEVILKIQSHYVRSPDWNDLLRRGTKELEIALKDQDFVSVNRVQVSPVTRDQLTHQIQNVLNDRRLTDRQHAEEMVRWIARYSARQLGISSTPIILEYMCGATNSLDTYSTYLTGDQLDDVYSQIEGNFVGLGVELKADEGALLIAGVIAKGPAESAGIKAGDRIVAVDGVSTRDLSTDRAADLLKGEQGSTVQVTVVSPDLAPRLITVRRDRVEVPSVEDVKMADAASGVAYFRISSFQKTTSRDVDAALWKLHRDGMRSLIVDVRGNPGGLLTEAVEVADRFVVDGTIVATHGRSARENYDYKAHRVGTWRVPLVVLIDSDSASASEIFAGAIRDHRRGTVVGIRSYGKGSVQGIFPLRSVKGGVRLTTAKFFSPSGQAISLRGVTPDVVIQSTAKPVEGVVADNESEDAVMKAGVKVAQNLVVMRDRGSRQDQSSTQQTQASRQPRRLPQTLGW, from the coding sequence ATGATAAGACGGAATCTCTTCAAGCGGGTGCTGCTCAGTAGTCTATTCCTTTCATCTTCAATCTTTGTTCAAGTCAGTGAAGCGCAACTCGGCTTTTCAGCGTCTGACGCAGTGGCGCCAGACCCGGTTCAAAAAGTGTTGCTCGAAGGCCGACGTCTCGAAAGTGACGAGCGATGGGGCGAAGCACTGAGTCATTACGAAGAGGCCGTTCGTCGATATCCGCAAAACAACCAACTCAAACAACTTGTTTCGCTGACTCGCATGCGTTTCGATCTCGACCGTCGATACGCCGATCAAAGCTACGTTGACGCTCTTCAGCAACTCAGCGAACAACAAGCGATGGATTTGTTTTCGGAAGTTATTCTGAAGATCCAATCGCACTATGTCAGGTCGCCTGACTGGAACGACTTACTTCGGCGAGGAACGAAAGAATTAGAAATTGCTTTGAAGGACCAAGACTTTGTCAGCGTCAACCGAGTGCAGGTTTCGCCGGTAACTCGTGATCAGCTCACGCATCAGATCCAAAATGTTTTAAATGATCGGAGACTGACCGACCGTCAACACGCAGAGGAAATGGTGCGGTGGATCGCTCGCTACTCGGCACGACAACTTGGTATCTCAAGCACGCCCATTATTCTTGAATACATGTGCGGGGCAACTAACTCATTGGACACGTATTCCACTTACTTGACCGGTGATCAGTTGGACGACGTGTACTCGCAGATCGAAGGAAACTTTGTCGGCTTAGGTGTTGAGCTGAAGGCTGATGAAGGAGCTTTGCTGATCGCGGGTGTGATCGCAAAAGGACCCGCCGAGTCAGCGGGGATTAAAGCCGGTGATCGTATTGTGGCGGTGGATGGTGTATCCACCCGAGATCTCTCAACCGATCGTGCCGCGGATCTACTCAAAGGTGAGCAGGGGTCGACGGTTCAGGTGACCGTCGTTTCCCCGGATCTGGCTCCTCGTCTAATCACGGTGCGTCGCGATCGGGTTGAAGTTCCGAGCGTTGAGGACGTCAAGATGGCTGATGCGGCCAGCGGGGTTGCCTACTTCCGCATCAGTAGCTTTCAGAAGACGACCAGTCGCGATGTCGACGCGGCTCTCTGGAAATTACATCGTGACGGAATGAGAAGCTTAATCGTGGATGTGCGTGGCAATCCGGGTGGATTGTTGACCGAAGCCGTCGAAGTGGCTGATCGATTTGTCGTCGATGGAACCATTGTTGCTACTCACGGGCGAAGTGCACGTGAGAACTACGATTACAAAGCACATCGCGTTGGCACGTGGCGAGTTCCTTTGGTGGTGCTGATCGACTCAGATTCGGCGAGTGCCAGTGAAATCTTTGCTGGGGCGATCCGAGATCATCGGCGCGGAACGGTCGTCGGGATTCGAAGTTATGGAAAAGGATCCGTGCAGGGTATTTTCCCGCTGCGATCGGTCAAAGGTGGCGTTCGGCTGACAACAGCCAAATTCTTTTCTCCAAGTGGCCAAGCGATTAGTCTTCGCGGAGTCACGCCCGATGTGGTGATTCAGTCGACGGCCAAGCCGGTTGAGGGAGTCGTCGCGGACAATGAATCCGAGGATGCTGTGATGAAAGCGGGTGTCAAAGTTGCCCAAAACCTGGTTGTGATGCGAGATCGTGGTTCCCGTCAGGACCAATCCTCCACGCAGCAAACGCAAGCATCACGCCAACCTCGTCGATTGCCACAAACACTGGGTTGGTAG
- a CDS encoding FKBP-type peptidyl-prolyl cis-trans isomerase: MLKRPRFCLLVGLFQLAMVQMLMAQAAELPAQLQTPQQKAGYGIGMSIGTNFTRGGLDATTIDLDAVLLGIKDALESKKPRLEQADIQQAMQQVEQMARSKVEAKMKQLAEKNRVAGPQFMERYKAVEGVQSLKDGILYKVLKSGNGPTPKATDSVKTHYRGRLVDGTEFDSSYKRGEPAVFPVDGVIKGWTEALTNMKVGDKWQIVIPSEMAYGAKGSPPVIGPDSVLVFEIELLGIEPSQPGQ; the protein is encoded by the coding sequence ATGTTGAAGCGACCACGTTTCTGTTTGCTTGTAGGTTTGTTCCAACTGGCAATGGTCCAGATGTTGATGGCGCAGGCGGCTGAGTTACCTGCCCAATTGCAAACCCCTCAGCAGAAAGCGGGCTATGGGATCGGGATGTCGATCGGCACCAATTTTACGCGTGGCGGTTTGGATGCAACAACGATCGATTTGGATGCTGTACTCCTTGGCATCAAGGACGCGTTAGAATCGAAAAAACCGCGACTCGAGCAGGCGGATATCCAGCAGGCGATGCAGCAAGTGGAGCAGATGGCTCGAAGTAAAGTCGAAGCAAAGATGAAACAGCTCGCCGAGAAGAATCGTGTTGCCGGTCCACAATTTATGGAACGATATAAAGCAGTTGAGGGAGTCCAATCACTCAAGGATGGAATCCTGTATAAGGTGCTCAAGAGTGGGAATGGACCGACACCCAAAGCTACTGATTCGGTAAAGACGCATTATCGCGGTCGGTTGGTCGACGGGACCGAGTTTGACAGTTCTTATAAACGGGGTGAGCCTGCCGTCTTTCCGGTCGACGGTGTTATCAAGGGGTGGACCGAGGCGTTGACGAACATGAAGGTCGGCGATAAGTGGCAGATTGTGATCCCGTCGGAGATGGCTTATGGGGCAAAGGGAAGTCCACCAGTCATTGGTCCCGACTCGGTGCTTGTTTTCGAGATTGAATTGCTTGGAATTGAACCGTCACAACCTGGCCAGTAG